The Thamnophis elegans isolate rThaEle1 chromosome Z, rThaEle1.pri, whole genome shotgun sequence genome contains a region encoding:
- the LOC116521904 gene encoding LOW QUALITY PROTEIN: olfactory receptor 6C65-like (The sequence of the model RefSeq protein was modified relative to this genomic sequence to represent the inferred CDS: inserted 6 bases in 3 codons) translates to MDNQTKTEEIILLGFTESHQPEILLFALFLVMYLMAMAGNVLIVIITLVDLHLRTPMYYFLRNYAXLEIGYTSAVIPKALINLASGKRTISYGXCISQLFFYFFLGTTDFFLLTVMSFDRYVAICNPLRYTTIMSQGVCTWMVLISWVAGFVLIFGQTVFXAQFPICGSNIIDHFFCDSKPLMKLLCGDTRLLKLVGFILSIFSLLGTLAITTVSYTIIISTILRIPTAAGRKKAFSTCASHIIVVSVTYGSCISMYLIPEESEGKNFNNAVAVLNNVVCPLMTPFVYTLRNKQVKDALKDALGCKRTTRKI, encoded by the exons ATGGACAACCAAACCAAGACTGAGGAGATCATACTGCTAGGATTTACTGAAAGTCACCAGCCTGAGATCCTTCTATTTGCCCTTTTCTTGGTCATGTACCTGATGGCCATGGCTGGAAATGTTCTGATTGTTATTATCACCCTTGTGGATCTCCATCTCAGGACCCCCATGTATTATTTCCTCAGGAATTACGC ATTGGAAATCGGATACACTTCAGCGGTCATCCCCAAAGCTTTGATCAATTTGGCGTCGGGGAAGAGAACCATCTCTTACGG GTGTATCAGCCaactgtttttttatttctttttgggcACTACAGATTTTTTCCTGCTGACGGTTATGTCCTTTGACCGCTACGTGGCCATCTGTAACCCTTTAAGATACACCACCATCATGAGCCAAGGTGTTTGCACTTGGATGGTGCTGATCTCTTGGGTAGCGGGATTTGTCTTGATTTTTGGCCAAACCGTATT CGCGCAGTTCCCCATCTGTGGCTCAAACATCATCGATCACTTTTTCTGCGACAGTAAACCACTGATGAAGCTTCTCTGTGGGGACACCCGTCTCCTGAAGCTCGTTGGCTTCATCCTTTCCATTTTTTCGCTTCTAGGAACTTTAGCGATCACCACAGTATCCTACACAATCATCATTTCCACCATCCTTCGCATCCCAACAgctgcagggaggaaaaaggccTTCTCCACCTGCGCCTCCCACATCATCGTGGTCTCTGTCACATATGGGAGTTGCATCTCTATGTACCTCATCCCCGAGGAAAGTGAAGGGAAAAATTTCAACAATGCCGTGGCCGTTCTCAACAATGTGGTTTGTCCCCTCATGACCCCGTTTGTCTACACTCTGAGGAACAAGCAGGTCAAAGATGCTTTGAAAGACGCCTTGGGCTGCAAGAGGACAACTCGTAAAATATGA